The Odocoileus virginianus isolate 20LAN1187 ecotype Illinois chromosome 24, Ovbor_1.2, whole genome shotgun sequence nucleotide sequence TCACAGGAATTGGGGAATAATTTCCAACTCCCTCATTTCCTGTGTACACAAGTTACTTCTAGATCAGTCTATTTATTGCACTTTCTCAGTCCCCTCCTCCCATTAATCAGCCATTGGAACCAGGATACCTCCCTCTTCACTGCTTCATCCGCAGTACTATCTTGTCCTGCAAACACATCCTGCTCAATACAGACTGAAGTTTCTGTCATTGAGAATAGAGTGATCCATAAACCTGTAAAAGAGACAGTCTCAAATTCAGCCAGGTTAGgctggactgggggtgggggtgggggtcttaAACCTTGAATGGGCAGGGGTAGTGATGAAGAGGTGGAGCTGCTGCCAATGGGTGGTgcttagaggggtgggaggtggcagtGAAGGGAGCAGAAACATTCCAGGCCTCCCACAGGAATGCTGTAGATTCTTGAGTCTGTTCAGAAGTCATAGCCATAAGGTGAAACACAAAGACACGGATAAATCTTTTAGCTCCTTTGAATAGCCACTACTAGCAGTAGCCACTACTGCCTAGATTCTGGGGCCAGTTTTCCCTGGTAAGACAAAACCTCCTATTCCATTTTCCAACTCTGAATAGAAATGAAAGCATCTCTAAGGATTTAAGTgatctccccaccctcacccctcccaACCTAACCTGGTCATTGCACTTTTGATGAGGCAGTGGCGGGGGCTCCGGATCCAGGGCATGGTCTCCTCTGGGCGCACTCCTGCACCGTTGGACCGCCAGAAGCTGAAGTTCTGAGCATCAGTCAGGGGGACCCTGAAGACCTGATTGGGGACTGAATGGTTGGGCAGGTTATCAGATTTCTTAGAGTTGGGTGCCCCCTTTTGTGCCTCAGGGCACCACAAGCCCAACCTAGCAACTAGGCTTGACCAGATGCTGAGAAGTCCTGGAAATGTAGTCACCACACCCAGCTCCACTTCTGGATTTCAGCATCTTACACCCTTCATGGCCAGTGGAATCAGTCTTGGTTCTTCCTGTGTTTACCACAAGTGCTAAGGTGGTGCAGAAACAAGTGGTCTGCCTACTTGGTTTCTCTTCTATTTGGCCATGCCacctggcttgtggg carries:
- the SPMIP11 gene encoding sperm microtubule inner protein 11 isoform X2; translated protein: MKLKGAGVLNSRAIYKDKDQKDPVPTRLPPIISEDGNYSVHQNSHTKYHEAVRKVSLKTFPNQVFRVPLTDAQNFSFWRSNGAGVRPEETMPWIRSPRHCLIKSAMTRFMDHSILNDRNFSLY